The following is a genomic window from Saccopteryx bilineata isolate mSacBil1 chromosome 4, mSacBil1_pri_phased_curated, whole genome shotgun sequence.
GCTTTGCATCTTGCCTACACATGCATGATTCAAGAGTCATCCAAAGCTTGAGGCAGAAATTATATTGGAATTTAGGGTTCCCCTTCTCTGGGATGCACTTTTCACTTTTCAGGGTCTGAGGTTGCCCTAAACACTGTCCTTTTGTTCTTCAGGCCAGAAAGATTGTGGGCTTCCTCCCTGAGCCTTAGCCATCCTTTATGTCACTGACTACCTTTTCTCAAGCTGAAAGccagtgaaaaaaagaaactcgCCTGGTGCCGTCCTTTTTTCAAGATTCATTCTTCCCCTTCCCAACACCACCCTGTGAGCATAAGTGTCTTCAGATCATTGATTTTGGGGAAGGAAGGGGTAATTTCATTCTAAGGGATGGTTTGGTCTGGTAGGACCTTGAAAAGCCATAGCAGAAATAGAACTACATTTATAGCATTATGCGTCTGTGTAAGCTTTTGTCTATAGAAAGGTTCcgctattgaaaaataaaaccaaaagtttGAAAATCCACTGTATTTATCCCATTTCCAGCCAGTTTTTTAATTCTCTAACATCATTAATAAGTGACCTTCAGGTCAAGCCTTTGTTGTGAACACCCCCAGTGATGGGGGGAGCTTGCTCATCTTCCTCTCTGGTCTCTCCCACGACTCAGCTTCCCAAGACCAACAAAAGCTCTATGTCCAACTCTCCATAATGGCAGAATTTTAGCAAAGCTCCTTGGAAAGGAAAGTTGGTTGAATTCCAGCAGCTAAGTgttgcatatttttttcttttgatgaacATGTCAAATGGATGATTTTGGTGAAAGAAGGTGAAGTATGCAATTGGTGAAGAAAAGTATGTAATAGAGCTTTTTCCCACTTCTGGTTGATACTCAAAAGAGGCTCTTTGGCCGGGCATGTGCCTTACCACATGTAGCATTCTGGAACCAAGCTAAGAAAGGCCATCAGCCGACCCTCTGCTACTCCACTGACCTGCTGAGGAAAGGGACAAGAAGATAACTAGGGGAGCTGTGGTTATATTAGAAGATAACCTGAGGGACTGTGGTTTGGGCCCAAATATGATGAGAGATTTGGGACCTTCTACTGTGTAGAACAACTAAAGATAGTAAAGGAAAACTACTGTCACAGGAACTGTAGCCCTTGGTCCTACTCTGAATTTACCTGTTACTCCATAACATTAAGAAGTCTCCTCAGCTTTCTGTGCAGTTTTTCATTGGGAGGGATGGGTTTCAAGAGATACTGCAAACTAAATAGAGAAAATGTGGAAGTGAAGACATATAGAGATAAGAGAAGTCAGATAGCCTGGAAGTGGTTCATTTATACAGATGATAGCTAGTATAGTAAGTATAGTATATAGAAATCACTGCCTTTTCCCTTCATGTCAGATACTCAGCCATTCTGAGGTCTGCAGACCAGATCTCGAAAAGTAtatcattcacctctgttcctctgaGGAGCAGAgtcttaaaaatgtttgtttgtgtcaaaacatagtgtattttttattgattgatttgagagaaagagagagacattgatttgttgttctgcttattcatgcatttatttgttgtttcttttatgtgctctgatcagggattgaacccacaaccttggcgtatcaggacaatgctctaaccaactgagcttctaTGTTTGCCCAGTGccgaaaacataatttatttttagttagctAGTTCTCTGATAAAGTATGTAATTCATTTGTGTATCACCTGTGTTTTACCACCCACTCTTCTAGTAAGACAATAAAAAGCAAGAGTAAAATGTACTCTctgtttcttttgcctttttaattcattctcttttaaaatttttgtatttaaacatttttttttcagagttagaaacaacaaatgcttctgTGATCCGGTCATTTTATCTCAGGAATTCCAATGATAAATTTGAACCTTTCCCATTGGAGGACTATGACGAGAAAAATGAAAGTGTGTTAACTGGAGACAGATTAAGCTCGATCAATCACAGCAGTCCTCTTCAAAAACTACCACCTGTGTCCATCTCGAAAGATGCCTCAGGATATCTGACCAGTGCCTGGCTGACTCTCTTTATCCCTTCCATCTACACTGGTGTGTGTGTAATAAGCCTTCCTCTAAATGTCATGGCTATCATTGTGTTCATATTGAAAATGAAGATCAGGAAGCCTGCTGTAGTGTACATGTTGCACCTGGCCACAGCAGATGTGCTCTTCGTGTCTGTGCTCCCATTTAAGATCAGCTATTACTTTTCTGGAAGTGACTGGAGATTTGGGTCTGAAATGTGTCGCTTCGTCACTGCAGCGTTTTACTGTAATATGTATGCTTCCATAATGCTCATGACCGTCATCAGCATTGACCGGTTCCTGGCTGTGGTGTATCCCATCCAGTCCCTCTCCTGGCGTACTATGAAGAGGGCATCCTTCACTTGTCTAGTCATCTGGGCTGTGGCCATCGCAGGGGTGGTGCCTCTTCTCCTCAAGGAACAAACCACCCAGGTGCCGGGGCTCAACATAACCACCTGCCATGATGTGCTCAATGAAACCCTGCTTGAAGGCTATTATGCATATTACTTCTCCACCTTCTCTGCCatcttcttttttgtgccattgATCATTTCCACAGTCTGTTATGTGTCTATCATTCAGTGTCTTAGCTCTTCCACGGTACCCAACCGGAGCAAGAAGTCCCGGGCTTTGTTCTTATCTGTGGCTGTTTTCTGCATCTTCATCATTTGCTTTGGGCCTACAAACATCCTCTTGATTCTGCATTATGCGTTCCTTTCTCATAATCCCACCATAGAGGCTGCCTACTTTGCCTACCTCCTTTGTGTTTGTGTCAGCAGCATAAGCTGTTGTATTGATCCCTTGATTTACTATTATGCTTCCTCTGAGTGCCAGAGGTTTCTCTATAGTATCTTATGCTGCAAAGAAAGTTCTGATCCCAGCAGCTGTAACAGCAGCGGTCAATTGATGGCAAGTAAAATAGATACCTGCTCTGGTAACCTGAATAACAGTGTGTACAAAAAGCTGTTAGCTTAGAAAAAGGGACTACTGGAGGATTACAAAGAAAAAGTAAGGAAAAAGCAAAGAACCTGAGGATTCTAGTAGTCCCTgccaaaaagtattcatttacCATCTTAAACAACAGCTGGATGATTTCCATGCCTCCTTCTTACGAGAGCCATTAAGGGTATTTGTTAGTTACAGAAAAAGATAATATGAATAGAAAACAATGTTATTCCAAGACAGTATTGCCAATGCTACAATAATAACAATGTCATTTTTTGATATATTTAGGtgacttacatatatatatgtgtacacatgcTTATATCAGTGGCAATGCAGTATAGACCAGGCACTTTGaaatcctcttttttttcctcaagagattataaaaattaaactctGATTCTCTGATTTAATATGCAATATTTAGGTTGATGGAGTTTAGCCCTGAACATTCGAAGATGTCCATCAATAGTGAAGGATTCTGTGGTTTGGACTTATACAGCTTTTGcaaataactttattttgaaattgtttacAGCTTTAAATTATTGAGAGATAAGAGTACTATCTGTgcataaaaaaagttttactgcttttcattttaaacatatcaaagtttaaattctttaaattttggaGACATGATATGGGTGTCATTTTTGATGTTTCACATGCTCTATTATGTAAACCAAGAATGAGCATAGGTCCCACTAGTGACTTGAGGTTAGCTTTCAAAGTAACCTGTCCCTGGGTGGAGGACTCTAAGGAGTAGATATAAGGCAGGATTCATTCAGACACCCTCCAGCTGAGCCTCCCAGAGAGTGCAGGGATCAGGACCAGCATACTTACTCTTTCTCCTGGGGTTTTCTCAAGGGTTGGGTATGAATGAGTCGTATTCATTAGATGTTGTCAGAGTAGGATGTACTACCCCAGGAGACTGTGAATAAAATACAAAGACTCTCTGCCCATTCAATTGAAGAACAGAGATAGAAGGCAGCTTCATTTCTAGCAGTTATCCTGCAAGGTTAACTCAGTTGGAAACACCACGGAGCAAACGTGAATACACCTTTTATGTGCTCTGATGGGTTCCTGGCACAGAGTTGAAGAGGGCAGACTGGACCCTGCCTTTAAGAAGACTAGGACACAGACTGTGATGCATGTATAAAAGTATGTCATTATATAAAGAAGTGTTTTTAGCCAGATGTCACCAAACAAGTTTCAGGTAGCTTGACAGCTGAAAAACTTTGAACATTTGGATTATTGCTTCCTGTGGTTGTAACttgaaatttaaaacacaatacAATAGAGGAAGTGTATTTTGACAAATAAGTCACATTAATTGGTCACTGTTtatttacaaatgttttcaataaattacttaaaccagatttttaaaaaagaattttatgtcATTCTGATTAGAAATAACATAAGAGAATTAAATTGACTTTGAATTCTAGcatattgtatttttccattcatttttcttaatagcTAATGAGatgattttaaaagcatttttttaaccCCATGATGAGTGTCCAGTGCAAAAAGTTCTCATGGATTTGACAAAATAGTTTG
Proteins encoded in this region:
- the F2R gene encoding proteinase-activated receptor 1; its protein translation is MGPRQLLLVAAGLSLCGPLLSARTRGRQPELETTNASVIRSFYLRNSNDKFEPFPLEDYDEKNESVLTGDRLSSINHSSPLQKLPPVSISKDASGYLTSAWLTLFIPSIYTGVCVISLPLNVMAIIVFILKMKIRKPAVVYMLHLATADVLFVSVLPFKISYYFSGSDWRFGSEMCRFVTAAFYCNMYASIMLMTVISIDRFLAVVYPIQSLSWRTMKRASFTCLVIWAVAIAGVVPLLLKEQTTQVPGLNITTCHDVLNETLLEGYYAYYFSTFSAIFFFVPLIISTVCYVSIIQCLSSSTVPNRSKKSRALFLSVAVFCIFIICFGPTNILLILHYAFLSHNPTIEAAYFAYLLCVCVSSISCCIDPLIYYYASSECQRFLYSILCCKESSDPSSCNSSGQLMASKIDTCSGNLNNSVYKKLLA